From one Triticum aestivum cultivar Chinese Spring chromosome 4B, IWGSC CS RefSeq v2.1, whole genome shotgun sequence genomic stretch:
- the LOC123090215 gene encoding F-box/kelch-repeat protein At1g55270-like: MTDLFLLFHMIMVESVSCYCRVDGGLKTVVNARKFVPGARLCMQPDVKPNKRKSRTSRKERCRTQAPLLPGLPDDLAISCLMRVPRVEHPNLRLVCKRWSRLLSGNYYYTLRKKFGMAEEWVYVFKRDRDQKISWHAFDPVHQLWKSLPPVPPEYSEAVGFGCAVLSGCYLYLFGGKGSVRGSMRRVVFYNTRTNKWHRAPDMLRKRHFFGSCVITNCLYVAGGECEGIQRTLRSAEVYNPNRNRWSCITEMSIGMVPFIGVVYDGKWFLKGFDSHRQIVSEVYLPTSNMWSTTGNELVAGLRNPSISFNGRLYSVDCRDACKLRVYDGDKGLWTRFMDSRRHLGSSRSFEAVALVSLDGKICVIRNNMGITLVDVCDPTTVIEIDSARMWETFARKGQHRSFMANLWSTIVGRHLKTHIIHCQVLQV, from the exons ATGACTGATCTGTTCCTTCTGTTTCATATGATAATG GTAGAATCTGTGTCCTGCTACTGCAGGGTAGATGGAGGCCTTAAAACTGTTGTCAATGCTAGAAAGTTCGTCCCTGGTGCTAGACTGTGTATGCAACCTGATGTCAAACCGAACAAGCGCAAGTCAAGGACCTCACGCAAGGAGAGGTGCCGAACTCAGGCGCCACTTCTGCCTGGACTTCCTGATGACCTGGCTATTTCATGTCTGATGCGGGTTCCTCGAGTGGAGCACCCTAATCTTCGTTTAGTCTGTAAAAGATGGAGCCGACTTTTATCTGGTAATTATTATTACACACTGCGGAAGAAATTTGGCATGGCAGAAGAATGGGTTTATGTCTTCAAAAGGGATCGTGATCAGAAAATATCTTGGCATGCCTTTGATCCGGTGCACCAGCTCTGGAAGTCACTTCCTCCAGTTCCACCAGAGTATTCGGAAGCCGTGGGATTTGGTTGCGCTGTTCTCAGTGGCTGCTATTTGTACTTATTTGGTGGCAAAGGCTCAGTGCGAGGGTCTATGAGGCGTGTTGTCTTTTACAATACTCGGACAAACAAGTGGCACCGGGCCCCTGATATGCTACGGAAGCGGCATTTCTTTGGTTCTTGTGTAATAACCAATTGCCTCTATGTTGCTGGTGGGGAGTGTGAAGGGATACAGAGAACTCTAAGGTCTGCAGAGGTTTACAATCCAAACAGGAATAGATGGTCTTGCATTACTGAAATGAGCATAGGAATGGTGCCTTTCATTGGAGTTGTATATGATGGCAAGTGGTTCCTAAAAGGATTTGATTCTCACCGGCAGATTGTGAGCGAGGTCTATCTGCCAACATCGAACATGTGGTCAACCACTGGTAATGAACTGGTTGCAGGCTTACGGAATCCAAGCATTTCGTTTAACGGTCGTCTTTATTCAGTGGATTGTCGGGATGCCTGCAAGCTAAGAGTTTATGATGGGGACAAGGGATTGTGGACAAGGTTCATGGACAGTAGACGCCATCTAGGCAGCTCGCGGTCTTTTGAAGCTGTGGCTTTGGTCTCACTGGATGGAAAGATCTGTGTTATCCGTAATAACATGGGCATCACCCTTGTTGATGTCTGTGACCCAACAACAGTTATTGAGATTGACAGTGCCCGCATGTGGGAGACTTTTGCCCGGAAGGGCCAACACAGATCTTTCATGGCAAACTTGTGGTCAACAATTGTAGGGCGTCATTTAAAGACCCACATTATCCATTGCCAAGTGCTCCAAGTTTGA
- the LOC123090216 gene encoding F-box/kelch-repeat protein At1g55270-like yields MVPNAVSCYCRVDGGLKTVVNARKFVPGARLCMQPDVKPNKRKSRTSRKERCRTQAPLLPGLPDDLAISCLMRVPRVEHPNLRLVCKRWSRLLSGNYYYTLRKKFGMAEEWVYVFKRDRDQKISWHAFDPVHQLWKSLPPVPPEYSEAVGFGCAVLSGCYLYLFGGKGSVRGSMRRVVFYNTRTNKWHRAPDMLRKRHFFGSCVITNCLYVAGGECEGIQRTLRSAEVYNPNRNRWSCITEMSIGMVPFIGVVYDGKWFLKGFDSHRQIVSEVYLPTSNMWSTTGNELVAGLRNPSISFNGRLYSVDCRDACKLRVYDGDKGLWTRFMDSRRHLGSSRSFEAVALVSLDGKICVIRNNMGITLVDVCDPTTVIEIDSARMWETFARKGQHRSFMANLWSTIVGRHLKTHIIHCQVLQV; encoded by the exons atGGTG CCTAACGCGGTGTCCTGCTACTGCAGGGTAGATGGAGGCCTTAAAACTGTTGTCAATGCTAGAAAGTTCGTCCCTGGTGCTAGACTGTGTATGCAACCTGATGTCAAACCGAACAAGCGCAAGTCAAGGACCTCACGCAAGGAGAGGTGCCGAACTCAGGCGCCACTTCTGCCTGGACTTCCTGATGACCTGGCTATTTCATGTCTGATGCGGGTTCCTCGAGTGGAGCACCCTAATCTTCGTTTAGTCTGTAAAAGATGGAGCCGACTTTTATCTGGTAATTATTATTACACACTGCGGAAGAAATTTGGCATGGCAGAAGAATGGGTTTATGTCTTCAAAAGGGATCGTGATCAGAAAATATCTTGGCATGCCTTTGATCCGGTGCACCAGCTCTGGAAGTCACTTCCTCCAGTTCCACCAGAGTATTCGGAAGCCGTGGGATTTGGTTGCGCTGTTCTCAGTGGCTGCTATTTGTACTTATTTGGTGGCAAAGGCTCAGTGCGAGGGTCTATGAGGCGTGTTGTCTTTTACAATACTCGGACAAACAAGTGGCACCGGGCCCCTGATATGCTACGGAAGCGGCATTTCTTTGGTTCTTGTGTAATAACCAATTGCCTCTATGTTGCTGGTGGGGAGTGTGAAGGGATACAGAGAACTCTAAGGTCTGCAGAGGTTTACAATCCAAACAGGAATAGATGGTCTTGCATTACTGAAATGAGCATAGGAATGGTGCCTTTCATTGGAGTTGTATATGATGGCAAGTGGTTCCTAAAAGGATTTGATTCTCACCGGCAGATTGTGAGCGAGGTCTATCTGCCAACATCGAACATGTGGTCAACCACTGGTAATGAACTGGTTGCAGGCTTACGGAATCCAAGCATTTCGTTTAACGGTCGTCTTTATTCAGTGGATTGTCGGGATGCCTGCAAGCTAAGAGTTTATGATGGGGACAAGGGATTGTGGACAAGGTTCATGGACAGTAGACGCCATCTAGGCAGCTCGCGGTCTTTTGAAGCTGTGGCTTTGGTCTCACTGGATGGAAAGATCTGTGTTATCCGTAATAACATGGGCATCACCCTTGTTGATGTCTGTGACCCAACAACAGTTATTGAGATTGACAGTGCCCGCATGTGGGAGACTTTTGCCCGGAAGGGCCAACACAGATCTTTCATGGCAAACTTGTGGTCAACAATTGTAGGGCGTCATTTAAAGACCCACATTATCCATTGCCAAGTGCTCCAAGTTTGA